The following coding sequences are from one Salvia hispanica cultivar TCC Black 2014 chromosome 3, UniMelb_Shisp_WGS_1.0, whole genome shotgun sequence window:
- the LOC125211229 gene encoding uncharacterized protein LOC125211229 — MSSTTSVHVTALDGLVNVNSLFTIAVFVGLSLATPGQHSLENRSACDAGVDIAKKLLVFEVVSFSFFLFSSLVAQGLKLAINLLNSKDVDEIFRAHINLKVLRFGMMASAIGSVMGCLFLMLSMVNVIQIRLGMLSCGSKSAVHAVAALIVLVTSALLVYISTAVYAFLH; from the coding sequence ATGTCGTCCACCACGAGCGTCCACGTGACGGCGCTGGACGGCCTGGTGAACGTGAACTCCCTCTTCACCATCGCCGTCTTCGTGGGGCTCTCTCTGGCGACGCCGGGGCAGCACAGCCTCGAGAACCGCTCCGCCTGCGACGCCGGCGTCGACATCGCGAAGAAGCTGCTGGTGTTCGAGGTGGTTTCCTTCAGCTTCTTCCTGTTCTCGTCGCTGGTGGCCCAGGGGCTGAAATTGGCGATCAATTTGCTGAACAGCAAGGACGTGGACGAGATATTTAGGGCTCACATAAATCTGAAGGTGCTGAGATTTGGGATGATGGCGTCGGCGATTGGATCGGTGATGGGATGCTTGTTCCTGATGCTGTCGATGGTGAATGTGATTCAGATCAGGCTCGGGATGCTTTCGTGTGGGAGCAAATCGGCCGTGCACGCTGTGGCGGCGTTGATTGTTTTAGTCACTTCTGCTCTTCTGGTTTACATCTCTACCGCCGTCTATGCTTTCCTGCACTGA